TTTTTCATTGGGTTTAATGTCACCATTTGAAATTAAATATGGACTAGCATTTCTTATTTCAATATAAACTTCTTTAAAAAATAAAGGAGCATAAATAGCTTTATCTCCAATATTGACGTGAACAAATAAAAAACCTAAGTGCATTGGTCAAATGTTGGTTTCAGTATTGATTTCATTTGCTTTATTTAAGAACAACTTTCATTTTAGAGATTGCCGTTGAAAATTTGCCTTAATTTCACTTATTATTTTTTCTTTTGTTTCTGCAAAATTTTTCTTCAATTGACTATCTCTATTGGTAGTTATTTCAAAATTATTTTCAGCTAATAATTTAACTAATTCATCATATTCATAAATGTTTTCGAGTTTTGAACATAAGTTAATTAAGTTAAGTTCAAGAATCGGTATATCAAAATTTTTATTTGAATATATTGTGTTAAAAGCTTCTTTTCCAAATAATGAGTAAAAATCAAAACTATATTTATTATTTACTCTAGTAAAAGCAGCATAATCAGTAGGACTTACATCAAGAAGATTGTTTAAAATTGTTTGGTATTGCTTATTTTTGTTACTCTTGATATCCATAATTAGCCCCCTTTATAAATTAGAATTTAGTATTAAATATTATAAATAGTTTTTTATATCCAAAATTAAAATTGTCATCTTCTTTGAATTTAAATAAAATTAAGTTAATAAAAATAATGACATGAAATATGTCATATTATGAAATTTTTATTTTAAATAAACTTTAAATTGCAAAAAATACTATTTTATAGGCTTATAAGTTACTGATATTTTTTAAGTTGTTCGCCATATTTATATATTCTATTTTCATATTCTTTTGTTGAAAAATGTATTTTTTCTTGACAATGAACCCATAATACAATTAGATAGTTAACTAAAATTTTGTGTCTCAAGAGATGTAGCTCATTGTGTCATCCGTAAGAATCTAGGAATAATTTTTCTTGATCTTTGTTTAAGTCAGCGCTTTCAATAAAATATGCTAAATCAAAATGAATATCACCCATTGATGCATACTCTCAATCGCAAAAGAAAATTTTGTCATTGTTATCAACAATTATGTTTCTTACTCATAAATCGTTATGTAAAGGAATTGATTTATCCATTTTACTTAGGGTAGTATTAACATTACGATAGAAATCATTAAGAACAGGAATATTAATGTTTTTTTGACTTAGTATTTTGCGATATTCTTTTACTCTTGCAGCATGATTTGAAGCCGGAAAATGTAGTTTAGAATCATGAGTTTTTTTTATCAATTTAGCTATTTTACAAATGTTTTCATCATTTAAGATAGGTTCTGAACCATTGATAAATTCTCATTTGCACATTTCTTTTTCATTAGATAATAATTTAGGAACGAAATCTAATTTTTCTAAAATTTGATAATCAATTTTATGATTAAATTTTTTGTAAATTTTTTCTTGTACAAATATATTGCCTTCTCTATATGAAATATTAGTCATGCCAGTATTGATTATTTCTTTATTGTTCATTTGCTACCTTCTATATAATAAACGTGCTAATTATAATATTTTTTGGTAATATTTAATAGTTAAATAATTAGGTAAAAATATGAGCATGGATAAAAATAAAATTAGAAATTTTTCAATAATAGCCCACATAGACCATGGAAAAAGTACTCTAGCTGATAGAATACTTGAATTGACTAACACTGTTAGTAAACATGATATGGATAATCAGATTCTTGATGAAATGGAACTTGAAAGAGAACGTGGCATTACTATAAAACTAAATGCAGTTCAAATTAAGTACAAAGACTATGTTTTTCATCTAATTGACACGCCAGGGCATGTTGACTTTACATATGAGGTTTCTAGATCACTAGCTGCAACAGAAGGGGCATTATTACTTGTTGATGCCACTCAAGGCATCGAAGCTCAAACACTTGCTAATGTTTATCTTGCCTTAGAAAATAATCTTAGCATTATTCCAATTATCAACAAAGTTGATTTGCCATCTGCTAATATCGAAAGAACAAAAGAAGAAATTGAAAATGTAATAGGACTCCCTTGTGATGATGCTATTTGCATTAGTGCTAAAACAGGACTTAATTGTGAACAAGTTTTAGATGCTATTGTTAAGTATGTTCCTGCTCCCGTTAATGCCGATAATAACAAACCGCTTAAAGCTTTAATTTTTGACTCTTATTTTGATGAATATCGTGGCGTTATAATGCTTATCAGAATTTTTGAAGGCGTACTTAAAGTTGGTGATGATTTTAAATTTATGTCCAACAATGCTGAATATCATGTTATTGAACTAGGAACTAGAAGTCCTAAAGAAACAAAGAAGGATTATCTTGAAGCTGGTGAAGTTGGTTATGCAGCTGCTACAATTAGGGATGCTAAAGAAGTTCATGTTGGTGATACTATCACACTAGTTAATAATCCTGCATCTGAGGCACTGCCAGGTTATAAGAAGAAAAAACCAGTTTTATTTACTGGATTTTATCCTGTAGATACTCGTGATTATGCTGAGCTTAAAAAGAGTTTAGATAAAATCTCTTTAAGTGATAGTTCTCTTTCATGAGAACAAGAAACATCTAAAGCGCTTGGTTTTGGATTTCGTGTAGGTTTTCTTGGAATGCTTCATATGGAAATTATTCAAGAAAGACTAAATAGAGAATACAAAGTTGGGATCATAGCTACTAGCCCTAGTGTTGAGTACAAAATTGTAAAAACAAATGGCGAAATTGAAATGGTATCAAATCCATCTTTAATGCCTGATAGAACATACATTGATCACATTGAAGAACCATATATAGAAGCCACTATTATTTTACCTAATGAATACATTGGTAACATAATGGACTTATGCCAAAATAAAAGAGGAATTTATCAAAGCCTTGATTATATTGATGAAACCAGAAGCAAACTTGTTTATCAAATGCCATTAGGTGAAATTGTGTTTGATTTCTTCGATAGAATGAAGAGTTTAAGCAAGGGTTATGCTTCATTTGAATATGACTTAATTGGCTATAGAACAAGCGATTTGGTAAAAGTTGATATACTTTTAAATGGTGATAAAATTGATGCATTTTCAATAATTACTCACCGTGATTCTGCTTATGAAAAATCAAGAGATTTAACTAAAAGATTAAAAGAAGCCATTCCTAGACAAAACTTTGAAGTTCCCGTTCAAGCTACAATAGGTGGTAAAATTATAGCTCGTGAAACTATTAAAGCTTATAGAAAAGATGTTACTTCACGCCTTCATGCTTCTGATTTAAGTAGATATAAAAAATTATTAGATAAACAAAAAGCTGGTAAGAAAAAAATGAAAATGTTAGGTACTGTTGAAGTCCCACAGGAAGCATTTTTAAATATTTTGAAAACCAATATTGAAAAGTAATATTATAAATTGGATTAGTTAAAAGCTAATCTATTTTTAATTTATGAATAAAAAAACCTTTAGGATTATTCCTAAAGGTAATTATTTTTTGTCAAAAATGACAATGATAAATAGAGGTATTATTTAGAAGCTTGTTCATTAACAAACTTGTCTAAACGTGAAGATTTTCTTGCACCCTTATTTGGGTGGAATGTACCTTTTTGAACTGCTGTAGCAATAATTGAGTGAGCTTCAGCAACTAATTTAGACGCTTCAGCACTTTTAGCTAAAACAGCTTCACGAGCAACTCTAATAGCTTTTTTAACACGTGTTTTCATAGCGTTGTTTCTTAGTCTAAATTCTTCTTGTTTAGCAATACTTTTAATTTTTGACTTAATGTTTGCCATAGTATACCTCCCTTTTTATTAATATAAAAATCGTTTTTAATTATACATAAAAATTAATAATATTTAGTATTATTTTTATATGTCAAAAGTATTAGAAATTAAAATAGAAATTCCTAAGAATTCAAACATTAAGTATGAATATGATCGTGCAGATGGTCAAATTCATGTTGATAGAATTCTTAGAGGAGATTTTAGATATCCATGTAATTATGGTTTCATTCCAAATGCATTGGATTGAGATGGTGATGAACTAGATGTTCTTCTTTACAGTTCTGAAACATTTATGCCAGGATGTATTGTTAATGCAAGAATTATTGGTGCAATGAAAATGATTGATTCAGGCGAAACAGACACAAAATTAATAGCTGTTCATGATGATGACTATCGTCTTGATGCAATTAATGAATTGAAAGATTTACCAGAACCATTTTTAATTGATATTCAAACATTTTTCAATAATTATAAAAATTGAAAAAAACCAGGTATTACAAAAGTTATGGGTCTTGAAGATGCAGCATGAGCTCTTGAAGAAGTTAAAGAATGTCAAGATTTAATGGATAAATATGGCAAAGTGCCTAAAAAAGAATTTGTTGCTAAAATGATGAAAGAACATCCAGAAAAATACACCGTTTAATTTATTTTTTAACATAAAGCATTTTTGCAAAACTATTTATAAAATTAATTTAAATTTTAAATAGCACCAAAAGTGCTTTTTTATAATATTTTTTGTTAAAAAAAACAATCCTTTTTTTAAACTTGTACTTATTTTTGAATACTGTTAAATACCAATATGATATCTTTTCCATCTAGTTAATTTTTATGTCTTATATTGTGTACACTTAAAATAGTGCAAATTTGGAGAAATAATGAAAAAGATAAATATTTTAACAACAATTAGTTTACTTAGTACAACCAGTCTTATAGTTTTATCATCACAATGCAAAGCTAGTGATACTAAGGAAAAACAACAAAAAGTGGATGATGAAACAAATAGTGTTTCAAATTCAGAAGATGAAATCACTCTTAAACCTAGTGTTGAAGAAAAACTATCAGATAATGATAAGTCACAAAGTAATGTACAAGATACAACAAACAAAGAAATTACAAATGATAAAATTAAGCTACCTAAAGGTGCATATTATTCAACCCAAGGCGAAGATAACAAATACTATCAAGCTCTTGATGGTTTAAACGGAATCGAGCTATACAAAAAACTTCATGATATTCAAAATAAAAAAGCTGAAAATGTCAATAATTATGATTATTTATATCGTTCAATATATAAGGATGCTTTTAAAGATCAATACTATGAAAAAGATAATTCTGTTTTAGATATTTATTCAGAAAATCCAAGTGGTAGTGATCCATATAATTTCAATTTTAATAATTATCATGGCAGAAATGGTAAACCTATTAGAGGAAAAACAGAAGGTCAAGAAGGGTATCGTTTTAACAGAGAACATATTATCCCAAAATCTTATTTTGAAGGTTATGAACCTATGCACAATGATGCACATCATGTGTGACCTACAGATCAAATAGTGAATGAAAAGAGAGGGAATTCGCCACATTTCATAGTTGATAATCCTAACATTACAAGCTTAAATGGAACTAAAATAATTAGTGAAAAAAGAAGAAATAAAAAGAATAGAGAATATGATTTTGCAATATATACAGAGCCTATTGATGAATTCAAAGGTGATATAGCTAGAGTATATTTCTATTTTGCAATCACATATGTTGGAGAAAATAATTGATTAAAAGGGCCTGGCAAAGAAGTTTTTAGTTGAAATTCAGGCAAAATTTTAAAGAATAATTATTTTGATGTTTATAAACAATGATCTGATAAAGATAAAATTGATGCTTTTGATATTGTTAGAAATAATGAAATAGCAAAACATCAAGTAGTAAGAAATCCTTTTAGTGATTATCCTGAATTAATAGATTTAATACTTAATCCTCAAGGAAGAGTATTTAAAAATAAAGGTGTATTAAAAATAGATCTTGATAAATATTTTAAGCAATAAATTAATATGATTTCAATAAGCTTCTTGTTTTAAAATAAATGATTCGCACAATGGTTTAACTTGTAAAAATATAGTTTTAGTATTTTATGATATCTTTTCCATGTAATTAATTTTACGTCTTATATTGTGTACACTTAAAATAGTGCAAATTTGGAGAAATAATGAAAAAGATAAATATTTTAACAACAATTAGTTTACTTAGTACAACCAGTCTTATAGTTTTATCATCACAATGCAAAGCTAGTTATACTAAGGAAAAACAACAAAAAGTGGACGATGAAACAAATAATGATAAGTCACAAAGTAATGTGCAAAACACAAAAAATGAAGAAATAATCACAAGCACTGAAATCAAGCTACCTAAAGGTGCATATTATTCAACCCAAGGTGAAGATAATAAATACTATCAAGCTCTTGAAGGCTTAAGTGGAATTGAGTTGTATAACAAATTACATCAAATACAAAGAGCAAACAGCGAAAACATACCTGATTATAATAGTTTGATGAACACATACAAAGATGCTTTTAAAGATCTATACTATGAAAAAGATAATTCTGTTCTAGATATTTATTCAGAAAATCCAAGTGGTAAAGATCCATATACATATAGAAGTTTTTCAAGATTTGGAAGCAGTGCAAGAAATGAAGGACAAGGATTTAATAGGGAACATATTGTAGTTCAGTCTTGATTCAGTAAATCCAGCCCAATGCGTAATGATGCTCATCATGTTTGACCAACAGATATAAAAGTTAATAATCTTCGTGATAGATTAATACATTCTAATGTTCCAAAACCATCTAAAACTTCTCAAAATGGTACAAAAATTGATTCTAATCATGCTGAAGTTATTGATGAGTTTAAAGGTGATGTAGCACGTGCTTACTTCTATTTTGCAGCAACATATATAGGAACTAAAAATTGACTCAAAAAAGAAGGGGCACAAGCTTTTGATTTTAGTAAAGGTGCTTTAAAAAATCAATATTTCAAAGTATTTAAACAATGATCTGATGAAGATAAAATTGATGCTTTTGATATTGTTAGAAATAATGAAATAGCAAAACATCAAGTAGTAAGAAATCCTTTTAGTGATTATCCAGAATTAATTGATTTAATACTTGATCCACAAGGAAAAGTATTTAAAAATAGAGGCGTATTAAAAATAAATCTTGATAAATATTTTGAAAAATAACGAATAATTAATGCCATTTTGGCATTTTTTATTTTTAACCTAAAAAAAGCTAAATTATTCATATGATATCTTTTCATATTTTCATTAATGTTTTTGTATAGTTTTACAATTAGAATTAGCATAATAAAAAAGAAAGAAGTTTAAAATGAAGAAATTCTTAAAAACCTTTTGTTTGGCATCTGCTAGTTTTTTAGGTCTAAATAGCTTAATATTATTGTCATCAAAATGTAATGATAAGACAGAAAAATTGCCAGTTACACCAACAGATAATGAAAAGGCAAATCCTAAGAATTCAGAAAATAAAAAAACCACTGATAATGGAGGATTGAAACCAATTTCACCTAATCATTCATCAAGTGTTGAAAAAAATCCTCATGATACAAGGCATGATAATAAACTTGATAAAATTCCAGGCGAAATAGAAGAATTAGAAAAAGAGTCTCAATTTCCTAATGAAAAAAATAACAGCGAAGATCATATAGAAAATCAAAAATTTAATAATGATCATAAAAGCAAGAAAAAAAATAGAAGAAAAAATAGACGTAGAAGAAATAAGAATTCTGGATCTCATTCTAATGATAAACAACACAACAATAACAACCAAAAAAATAAAAAAAGACGTAATAGTAGAAACAAAAAACATAATTCAAATTCTGGTGGAAATTCTGTTTCAAGCATTGAAGATGAAAAAGTTCCAAATATTGTAACCAAAACAGACTTAACTTTA
The genomic region above belongs to Mycoplasma tauri and contains:
- a CDS encoding phosphotransferase is translated as MNNKEIINTGMTNISYREGNIFVQEKIYKKFNHKIDYQILEKLDFVPKLLSNEKEMCKWEFINGSEPILNDENICKIAKLIKKTHDSKLHFPASNHAARVKEYRKILSQKNINIPVLNDFYRNVNTTLSKMDKSIPLHNDLWVRNIIVDNNDKIFFCDWEYASMGDIHFDLAYFIESADLNKDQEKLFLDSYGWHNELHLLRHKILVNYLIVLWVHCQEKIHFSTKEYENRIYKYGEQLKKYQ
- the lepA gene encoding translation elongation factor 4; translation: MDKNKIRNFSIIAHIDHGKSTLADRILELTNTVSKHDMDNQILDEMELERERGITIKLNAVQIKYKDYVFHLIDTPGHVDFTYEVSRSLAATEGALLLVDATQGIEAQTLANVYLALENNLSIIPIINKVDLPSANIERTKEEIENVIGLPCDDAICISAKTGLNCEQVLDAIVKYVPAPVNADNNKPLKALIFDSYFDEYRGVIMLIRIFEGVLKVGDDFKFMSNNAEYHVIELGTRSPKETKKDYLEAGEVGYAAATIRDAKEVHVGDTITLVNNPASEALPGYKKKKPVLFTGFYPVDTRDYAELKKSLDKISLSDSSLSWEQETSKALGFGFRVGFLGMLHMEIIQERLNREYKVGIIATSPSVEYKIVKTNGEIEMVSNPSLMPDRTYIDHIEEPYIEATIILPNEYIGNIMDLCQNKRGIYQSLDYIDETRSKLVYQMPLGEIVFDFFDRMKSLSKGYASFEYDLIGYRTSDLVKVDILLNGDKIDAFSIITHRDSAYEKSRDLTKRLKEAIPRQNFEVPVQATIGGKIIARETIKAYRKDVTSRLHASDLSRYKKLLDKQKAGKKKMKMLGTVEVPQEAFLNILKTNIEK
- the rpsT gene encoding 30S ribosomal protein S20; the encoded protein is MANIKSKIKSIAKQEEFRLRNNAMKTRVKKAIRVAREAVLAKSAEASKLVAEAHSIIATAVQKGTFHPNKGARKSSRLDKFVNEQASK
- a CDS encoding inorganic diphosphatase; translated protein: MSKVLEIKIEIPKNSNIKYEYDRADGQIHVDRILRGDFRYPCNYGFIPNALDWDGDELDVLLYSSETFMPGCIVNARIIGAMKMIDSGETDTKLIAVHDDDYRLDAINELKDLPEPFLIDIQTFFNNYKNWKKPGITKVMGLEDAAWALEEVKECQDLMDKYGKVPKKEFVAKMMKEHPEKYTV
- a CDS encoding endonuclease, producing the protein MKKINILTTISLLSTTSLIVLSSQCKASDTKEKQQKVDDETNSVSNSEDEITLKPSVEEKLSDNDKSQSNVQDTTNKEITNDKIKLPKGAYYSTQGEDNKYYQALDGLNGIELYKKLHDIQNKKAENVNNYDYLYRSIYKDAFKDQYYEKDNSVLDIYSENPSGSDPYNFNFNNYHGRNGKPIRGKTEGQEGYRFNREHIIPKSYFEGYEPMHNDAHHVWPTDQIVNEKRGNSPHFIVDNPNITSLNGTKIISEKRRNKKNREYDFAIYTEPIDEFKGDIARVYFYFAITYVGENNWLKGPGKEVFSWNSGKILKNNYFDVYKQWSDKDKIDAFDIVRNNEIAKHQVVRNPFSDYPELIDLILNPQGRVFKNKGVLKIDLDKYFKQ
- a CDS encoding endonuclease, producing MKKINILTTISLLSTTSLIVLSSQCKASYTKEKQQKVDDETNNDKSQSNVQNTKNEEIITSTEIKLPKGAYYSTQGEDNKYYQALEGLSGIELYNKLHQIQRANSENIPDYNSLMNTYKDAFKDLYYEKDNSVLDIYSENPSGKDPYTYRSFSRFGSSARNEGQGFNREHIVVQSWFSKSSPMRNDAHHVWPTDIKVNNLRDRLIHSNVPKPSKTSQNGTKIDSNHAEVIDEFKGDVARAYFYFAATYIGTKNWLKKEGAQAFDFSKGALKNQYFKVFKQWSDEDKIDAFDIVRNNEIAKHQVVRNPFSDYPELIDLILDPQGKVFKNRGVLKINLDKYFEK